The proteins below come from a single Halostagnicola larsenii XH-48 genomic window:
- the phoU gene encoding phosphate signaling complex protein PhoU — protein MARKTYQDKLVELREDVCYMGEVVMERLRMGLDALEQKDDDLAHELMTGDGEINRMYLDLEQDCIDLLALQQPVASDLRFIAASFKIITDLERIADLAVNLGEYSLDAERDLFPDVDVQAMGELTLEMVDDAITAYDDEDVEACYDLAERDDDLDQFAERASEIVVRDLIERELDSPDEVETILQDVSRLLLTIRDLERVGDHAVNIAARTVYMVENDDELIY, from the coding sequence ATGGCCAGAAAAACGTACCAGGACAAGCTCGTGGAGCTCCGCGAGGATGTCTGTTACATGGGCGAAGTCGTCATGGAACGCCTCCGAATGGGACTCGACGCTCTGGAGCAGAAAGACGACGATCTCGCACACGAACTGATGACGGGCGACGGAGAGATAAACCGCATGTACCTCGACCTCGAGCAGGACTGTATCGACCTGCTCGCGCTCCAGCAGCCGGTCGCGAGCGATCTTCGATTCATCGCCGCGTCGTTCAAGATCATCACGGACTTAGAGCGGATCGCAGACCTCGCCGTAAATCTCGGGGAGTACAGTCTCGACGCCGAACGGGACCTCTTTCCGGACGTCGACGTGCAGGCGATGGGCGAACTGACCCTCGAGATGGTCGACGACGCGATCACGGCCTACGACGACGAGGACGTCGAGGCGTGCTACGATCTCGCCGAGCGGGACGACGATCTCGACCAGTTCGCCGAACGGGCGAGCGAGATCGTCGTCCGCGACCTGATCGAACGCGAACTCGATTCGCCCGACGAGGTCGAGACGATCCTACAGGACGTGTCCCGGCTTCTTCTGACGATCCGGGACTTAGAGCGCGTCGGCGATCACGCGGTCAACATCGCTGCACGAACGGTCTATATGGTCGAAAACGACGACGAACTCATCTACTGA
- a CDS encoding DUF4013 domain-containing protein, protein MIVDALKYPLESEDTLETMLIGSVLLIGSVLILPIFVLTGYFVRAIQNASDGREPPRFEDYGGLFVDGVKLTGVFLVYIVAFVLAAFAMLFVQEFNETAALALLWAVLIPFYFGLLYCMGAITYRFSRRRRMRDALQVRRVVRTALSLRYLAIFVLVVVVAPIVFTVFQVALAFTIIGILLIPAALLYESLVYSRLLAEIERPAARSGP, encoded by the coding sequence ATGATAGTCGACGCGCTGAAATATCCGCTCGAGAGCGAGGACACGCTCGAGACGATGCTGATCGGCTCGGTGCTACTGATCGGTTCCGTTCTGATACTCCCCATTTTCGTTCTCACGGGGTATTTCGTCCGGGCGATACAGAACGCGTCGGACGGCCGCGAACCGCCGCGGTTCGAGGACTACGGAGGCCTCTTCGTCGACGGGGTCAAACTGACCGGCGTGTTCCTCGTCTACATCGTCGCATTCGTCCTCGCAGCGTTTGCGATGCTCTTCGTTCAGGAGTTCAACGAGACGGCAGCGCTGGCGCTGCTCTGGGCGGTGCTGATCCCGTTCTATTTCGGGCTGCTCTACTGCATGGGCGCCATTACGTATCGATTCAGTCGACGGCGGCGCATGCGCGACGCGTTGCAGGTTCGACGCGTCGTCCGGACGGCGCTCAGTCTCCGATACCTCGCTATCTTCGTGCTCGTGGTGGTAGTCGCCCCCATCGTCTTCACCGTTTTCCAGGTCGCACTCGCGTTCACCATAATCGGAATCCTGTTGATTCCGGCGGCGCTGCTTTACGAGTCTCTCGTGTACTCGAGGCTGCTGGCAGAGATCGAACGCCCAGCGGCGCGTTCGGGTCCCTAG
- the gfcR gene encoding transcriptional regulator GfcR has translation MKNVDDLIESASELATRGLSKGEIADELNVSRETASWLVERSDTTPQPTDAGQSNGAARSGPQDIHVDWSAIGRDSGRMESIASAMADLLAKHGENVDLTIGIEKAGGPIATLVARELETDLATYTPSKHQWEEGDLDELGGMFSRNFATIRDRECYIVDDTITSGTTMRETIEAIRADGGDPLACVVLADKQGVEEIDGVPVYSLLQVISVGKDD, from the coding sequence ATGAAAAACGTCGATGACCTCATCGAAAGCGCATCGGAACTCGCGACGCGCGGGCTGTCGAAGGGCGAAATTGCGGACGAACTGAACGTCTCCCGCGAAACCGCGAGCTGGCTCGTCGAGCGAAGCGATACGACGCCACAGCCGACCGACGCCGGTCAGTCCAACGGTGCGGCGCGAAGCGGGCCGCAGGACATCCACGTCGACTGGTCTGCGATCGGCCGCGACAGCGGGCGAATGGAATCGATCGCGTCGGCGATGGCAGACCTCCTCGCCAAACACGGCGAGAATGTCGACCTCACGATCGGGATCGAGAAGGCTGGCGGACCGATCGCGACGCTGGTCGCTCGAGAACTCGAGACCGATCTCGCGACGTACACGCCGTCGAAACACCAGTGGGAGGAAGGCGACCTCGACGAACTCGGCGGGATGTTCTCCCGAAACTTCGCGACGATCCGCGACCGCGAGTGCTACATCGTCGACGACACCATCACGAGCGGCACGACGATGCGAGAGACGATCGAAGCGATCCGCGCCGACGGCGGCGATCCGCTCGCATGCGTCGTCCTCGCCGACAAACAGGGCGTCGAGGAGATCGACGGCGTCCCCGTCTACTCGCTGTTGCAGGTCATCAGCGTCGGTAAAGACGACTGA
- a CDS encoding transcription initiation factor IIB: MTRSTRQRERTRETDETEEQEGVRACPECESDNLVKDSDRGELICQDCGLVVEEEKIDPGPEWRAFNHQERQQKSRVGAPTTQTMHDKGLTTTIDWKDKDAYGRSISSKKRSQMHRLRKWQERIRTKDAGERNLQFALSEIDRMASALGVPRSVREVASVIYRRALKEDLIRGRSIEGVATSALYAACRKEGIPRSLEEISEVSRVERKEIGRTYRYISQELGLEMRPVDPKKYVPRFCSELELSEEVQTKANEIIEKTAEEGLLSGKSPTGYAAAAIYAASLLCNEKKTQREVADVAQVTEVTIRNRYQEQIEAMGIHG, translated from the coding sequence ATGACACGGTCCACCCGCCAGCGGGAGCGAACACGTGAGACGGACGAGACCGAGGAACAAGAAGGGGTACGTGCCTGCCCCGAGTGTGAATCGGATAATCTCGTAAAGGATTCCGACCGGGGTGAGCTCATCTGTCAAGATTGTGGGCTCGTCGTGGAGGAGGAAAAAATCGATCCCGGTCCTGAGTGGCGGGCGTTCAACCACCAGGAACGGCAACAAAAGTCCCGCGTCGGCGCACCGACGACCCAGACGATGCACGACAAGGGACTGACGACGACGATCGACTGGAAAGATAAGGACGCCTACGGTCGTTCGATTTCTTCGAAAAAGCGCAGTCAGATGCACCGACTGCGCAAGTGGCAAGAACGCATCCGTACCAAAGACGCCGGCGAACGTAATCTCCAGTTCGCGCTCAGCGAAATCGATCGGATGGCCTCGGCGCTCGGCGTGCCGCGGTCCGTGCGAGAGGTCGCATCGGTCATCTATCGCCGCGCGCTCAAAGAAGACCTGATTCGCGGTCGCTCGATCGAGGGCGTCGCGACGTCTGCGCTGTATGCCGCCTGCAGAAAGGAGGGCATCCCGCGCAGTCTCGAGGAAATTTCGGAAGTCTCACGCGTCGAACGCAAAGAAATCGGGCGAACGTATCGATACATCTCGCAGGAACTCGGCCTCGAGATGCGACCCGTCGACCCGAAAAAATACGTCCCACGATTCTGTTCCGAACTCGAACTCTCCGAAGAGGTCCAGACCAAAGCCAACGAGATCATCGAGAAGACGGCCGAAGAAGGACTCCTCTCGGGCAAATCACCGACCGGATACGCCGCAGCCGCGATCTACGCTGCCTCACTGCTCTGTAACGAGAAAAAGACCCAGCGCGAAGTCGCAGACGTCGCGCAGGTCACCGAAGTGACCATCCGGAACCGCTATCAAGAACAGATCGAAGCGATGGGGATCCACGGTTAA
- a CDS encoding DUF5800 family protein, whose amino-acid sequence MTTLAFDDTGVDVVYEGTEFRLEQELIEEATEKSYYDVTDHEVLQIVAEQPDLQGEPRRIGDILE is encoded by the coding sequence ATGACTACGCTCGCATTTGACGACACTGGCGTCGACGTTGTCTACGAGGGAACGGAGTTTCGCCTCGAGCAGGAACTCATCGAGGAGGCGACCGAAAAATCCTACTACGACGTCACCGATCACGAGGTGCTACAGATCGTCGCCGAACAACCGGACCTGCAGGGCGAGCCGCGCCGAATCGGCGACATCCTCGAGTAA
- a CDS encoding DUF420 domain-containing protein — MEYVSRERVAPLTGILSVVSLAVVFAAAGGRIPPSVVPAAPESLLEAIPHVNALISLTALGTITMGWRWIRRGEIGKHKVAMLSSFGLFASFLGLYLYRLVATGGPQPFPGPEAIYQFVYLPVLAIHILLAIVCIPFLYYALLLAAAYPLEELYQTSHARFGRIAASLWLISFSLGIVVYLLLHGVY, encoded by the coding sequence ATGGAATACGTTTCTCGAGAGCGCGTCGCACCGCTGACGGGTATCCTGAGCGTGGTCTCGCTCGCGGTGGTCTTCGCGGCCGCGGGCGGACGAATTCCCCCCTCGGTAGTCCCGGCCGCCCCCGAGAGTCTGCTCGAGGCGATCCCCCACGTCAACGCGCTCATCAGCCTGACCGCGCTCGGCACGATCACGATGGGGTGGCGGTGGATCCGCCGGGGCGAGATCGGTAAGCACAAGGTCGCGATGCTTTCCTCGTTCGGCCTGTTCGCGTCCTTCCTCGGGCTCTATCTCTATCGGCTGGTCGCGACCGGCGGCCCCCAGCCGTTCCCCGGCCCGGAGGCGATCTACCAGTTCGTCTACCTGCCGGTGCTCGCGATCCACATCCTGCTGGCGATCGTTTGCATCCCGTTTCTGTACTACGCGCTCCTGTTAGCGGCCGCCTACCCGCTCGAGGAACTCTATCAGACCAGTCACGCGCGATTCGGCCGGATCGCCGCGAGCCTCTGGCTGATCTCGTTTTCGCTCGGAATCGTCGTCTACCTGCTTCTCCACGGCGTGTACTGA
- a CDS encoding DUF7097 family protein, with translation MEKTPRGTSVGVDDPYEFAGLCDHLTGEGRCRYAFDHYEHDPEFARERAEDDYTCPPANPESEATWADCPHFRSRKQDRECVRCGLEEKLNELTDERPLLEEHHLSYRDTLEATDGVGSGDETTATAADDDEPAVDSGDDGELSHEITIYLCRWCHAKVHNSWARITDDVAPDPEAVAALEERRGRELEETGFESAADRYGE, from the coding sequence ATGGAGAAGACGCCGCGAGGGACGTCAGTTGGGGTCGACGACCCCTACGAGTTCGCGGGGCTCTGTGATCACCTGACCGGCGAGGGCCGCTGTCGGTACGCCTTCGACCACTACGAACACGACCCGGAGTTCGCCCGCGAGCGCGCCGAAGACGACTACACCTGCCCGCCCGCGAACCCCGAGTCCGAAGCCACGTGGGCCGACTGTCCGCACTTTCGATCGCGCAAACAGGACCGGGAGTGCGTCCGCTGCGGCCTCGAGGAAAAGCTGAACGAACTGACCGACGAGCGGCCGCTGCTGGAAGAACACCACCTCTCCTACCGGGATACGCTCGAGGCGACCGACGGTGTCGGCAGTGGCGACGAAACGACCGCCACCGCCGCCGATGACGACGAACCAGCCGTGGATAGCGGTGACGACGGCGAGCTCTCCCACGAAATCACGATCTATCTCTGTCGGTGGTGTCACGCCAAGGTCCACAACTCGTGGGCGCGGATCACCGACGACGTCGCGCCCGACCCGGAAGCCGTCGCCGCGCTCGAGGAACGCCGAGGCCGGGAACTCGAGGAGACGGGCTTCGAGTCGGCGGCCGATCGGTACGGAGAGTAA
- a CDS encoding FAD-dependent oxidoreductase, whose protein sequence is MATSKRTQAEDKYEHYEAVVVGCGPGGAAAAARFADHGVETLVLERGTEAGSKNVSGGLIYAEESAPYTIDDLFENFREEASERPVTDYKIHNIAGTKVKTYDLTDLHEHDTEWCDAVLRRPMDSWLEQRVHEKTSETGGGVLTDVRVNGLLRENGEIVGVTCDELDPITADIVVAADGVNSELARDAELMDWKDPDEWFQGVKATVEMDTETIADRFGIDDDEGVAHLFSGDLFDDVRGGGFLYTNEDSLSIGTVFHLDSLVAERAEPHELLDSLLTHPLLAQWFRDEYHEREYAAKLVPDSKKVAHREPYRDRLVLVGDAGGQMQAQGPIIKGMNHAVSAGALAADAYVVSRGNADPESAGRRYTKMLERSGTMEKLRPRRYDLARTVGEHDAVTNAVERVLDSPVGSVAVGNPLSKRAMKLAYNSPFLVSMLPDTATGYVTLPSIIGEEHGRTIHWDNEIEPPSLEERIGDLTYDTDIGNPHIHLRDDSVEASGAAVYACPVSAEDFGGGCYRSETVQANGSEETVVSLDTQPCVECGTCAIVADTDWEHPRGGKGVEFREG, encoded by the coding sequence ATGGCGACCAGTAAACGGACGCAGGCGGAGGACAAGTACGAACACTACGAAGCCGTCGTCGTCGGTTGCGGTCCCGGCGGGGCCGCCGCCGCGGCGAGGTTCGCAGACCACGGCGTCGAGACGCTCGTCTTAGAGCGCGGCACCGAAGCAGGTTCGAAGAACGTCTCCGGCGGCCTCATCTACGCCGAGGAGTCGGCTCCGTACACGATCGACGACCTCTTCGAAAACTTCCGCGAGGAGGCGAGCGAGCGGCCCGTCACCGACTACAAGATCCACAACATCGCGGGAACCAAAGTCAAAACCTACGACCTGACTGACCTCCACGAACACGACACCGAGTGGTGTGACGCCGTGCTTCGGCGACCGATGGATTCGTGGCTCGAGCAACGCGTCCACGAGAAGACGAGCGAAACGGGCGGCGGCGTCCTGACCGATGTTCGAGTCAACGGCCTGCTGCGAGAGAACGGGGAAATCGTCGGCGTCACCTGCGACGAACTCGACCCGATTACGGCGGATATCGTCGTCGCGGCCGACGGCGTGAATTCGGAACTCGCCCGCGATGCGGAACTGATGGACTGGAAGGACCCCGACGAGTGGTTCCAGGGCGTTAAGGCGACCGTCGAGATGGACACCGAGACGATCGCTGATCGATTCGGAATCGACGACGACGAAGGCGTTGCACACCTCTTTTCGGGGGACTTATTCGACGACGTTCGCGGCGGCGGATTCCTCTACACCAACGAGGACTCGCTCTCGATCGGCACCGTCTTCCACCTCGACAGTCTGGTCGCGGAGCGGGCCGAACCCCACGAACTGCTCGACTCGTTGCTCACCCATCCGCTACTAGCCCAGTGGTTCAGAGACGAGTATCACGAACGTGAGTACGCCGCGAAGCTGGTTCCCGACTCGAAGAAGGTCGCACATAGGGAGCCGTATCGGGATCGACTGGTCCTCGTCGGCGATGCTGGGGGGCAGATGCAGGCCCAGGGGCCGATCATCAAGGGGATGAACCACGCGGTCAGCGCGGGCGCGCTCGCGGCTGACGCCTACGTCGTTTCCCGTGGCAACGCCGATCCGGAAAGCGCCGGCCGGCGCTACACGAAAATGCTCGAGCGGTCCGGGACGATGGAGAAACTCCGGCCGAGACGGTACGACCTCGCCCGCACCGTCGGCGAACACGACGCGGTCACGAACGCCGTCGAGCGGGTCCTCGACTCGCCGGTCGGGAGCGTCGCCGTCGGAAACCCCCTCTCGAAGCGAGCGATGAAACTGGCGTACAACTCGCCGTTTCTCGTTTCGATGCTGCCCGACACCGCCACGGGCTACGTGACGCTCCCGTCGATCATCGGGGAGGAACACGGCCGAACGATCCACTGGGACAACGAGATTGAACCGCCGTCCCTCGAGGAGCGGATCGGCGATCTCACCTACGATACGGACATCGGGAACCCCCACATCCACCTGCGGGACGACTCGGTCGAGGCGAGCGGGGCCGCCGTCTACGCCTGCCCGGTCAGCGCCGAAGACTTCGGCGGCGGCTGTTATCGATCGGAGACGGTCCAGGCGAACGGCAGCGAGGAGACGGTGGTGAGCCTGGATACCCAGCCCTGCGTCGAGTGTGGTACTTGCGCCATCGTCGCCGATACGGACTGGGAACACCCGCGCGGTGGCAAAGGCGTCGAGTTCCGCGAGGGGTGA
- a CDS encoding electron transfer flavoprotein subunit beta/FixA family protein — translation MRSVVLTKGVPDFSEGAVSFDEDGHLERGKTPTVMNPNDEVALEAALQTKVRHGGHVTGMSMGPPGYASVLEEAMESVYTDDSYLLSDRELAASDTWATAITLCSGLEKYREEIADIDLVFAGFKTADGETGQTGPQTAWALEWPIVTHVLALDIDPDEGTLRAKRLVEGDIDEIETVEAPLPCMVIADPEFSPTYRTASHRLAHKRLRSETTARAADHEDHLATWNHEDLNLDPDYIGLDGSPTIVSSVDPIPKAPAERDATMIEPGDEDEMGQVLEELRPHAGGD, via the coding sequence ATGCGATCCGTCGTGCTGACCAAAGGCGTGCCCGACTTCTCCGAGGGCGCCGTCTCCTTCGACGAGGACGGCCATCTCGAGCGCGGGAAGACGCCGACAGTGATGAATCCCAACGACGAAGTGGCACTCGAGGCAGCGCTCCAGACGAAGGTGCGCCACGGCGGCCACGTCACCGGCATGAGCATGGGACCGCCGGGCTACGCCAGCGTCCTCGAGGAGGCCATGGAGTCGGTGTACACAGACGACAGTTACCTCCTCTCGGATCGGGAACTCGCGGCGTCGGACACCTGGGCGACTGCCATCACGCTCTGTTCGGGCCTCGAGAAGTACCGAGAGGAGATCGCGGACATCGACCTCGTCTTCGCCGGGTTCAAAACGGCCGACGGCGAGACGGGCCAGACCGGGCCCCAGACCGCCTGGGCGCTCGAGTGGCCGATCGTCACGCACGTATTAGCCCTCGACATCGATCCCGACGAGGGCACCCTTCGGGCGAAACGGCTCGTCGAAGGCGATATCGACGAAATCGAGACCGTCGAAGCGCCGCTGCCGTGTATGGTCATCGCGGATCCGGAATTTTCGCCGACCTACCGCACGGCTTCCCACCGACTGGCGCACAAACGCCTCCGCAGCGAAACGACGGCGCGGGCGGCCGACCACGAGGACCACCTCGCGACCTGGAACCACGAGGATCTGAACCTCGACCCGGACTACATCGGCCTCGACGGCTCGCCGACCATCGTCTCCTCGGTCGATCCGATTCCGAAAGCGCCCGCAGAGCGAGACGCGACGATGATCGAGCCCGGAGACGAAGACGAGATGGGGCAGGTGCTCGAGGAACTGCGGCCCCACGCGGGGGGTGACTGA
- a CDS encoding cupredoxin domain-containing protein, with protein MERPDSIARRRALALAGSATATALAAGCLSDDEAAADDGETSSDDGSDNGDSDDAAERDEADEDDESTETDAKGDAWADVEEIRLSATTSRFEGVEPEFIEGEENPTLVLTEGEEYVITWVNADGKSHNLELWDEDETVVDGHSTEVMGEKNETRSLEFEADAAMSEYICRIHVDWGKRGDIEIATGDRD; from the coding sequence ATGGAACGACCCGATTCGATAGCCCGACGCCGAGCGCTGGCGCTGGCTGGCAGCGCCACGGCGACCGCACTCGCCGCCGGTTGCCTCAGCGACGACGAGGCGGCGGCCGACGACGGAGAAACGTCGAGCGACGATGGAAGCGACAACGGAGACAGCGACGACGCCGCTGAACGAGACGAGGCAGACGAAGACGACGAGTCGACAGAGACAGACGCTAAGGGCGACGCGTGGGCGGACGTCGAGGAAATCCGCCTGAGCGCTACCACCTCGAGATTCGAGGGCGTCGAACCCGAATTCATCGAGGGCGAGGAAAACCCGACGCTCGTCCTCACAGAAGGCGAGGAGTACGTCATCACGTGGGTGAACGCCGACGGCAAATCGCACAATCTCGAGCTCTGGGACGAGGACGAAACGGTTGTCGACGGGCACAGCACCGAGGTGATGGGCGAGAAAAACGAAACCCGCTCGCTCGAGTTCGAGGCCGACGCGGCGATGAGCGAGTACATCTGCCGGATCCACGTCGACTGGGGAAAACGCGGCGATATCGAGATTGCAACCGGCGACCGGGACTGA
- a CDS encoding electron transfer flavoprotein subunit alpha/FixB family protein, whose product MGIDPDEYTIDELTEELETVDDAEELNAVLEAERAGQDRKTAREAVHRRLEEVDEPASDGSAADEPDADGDETDNGTENGGVETDDETEGEYEETEEDVGEDAEGEAVDEGADDVAEDEATETADEEPEEDDNLTHPTRDKRHVRALDGGDYEDMWVFCETQGGELLEVSKEMLGKARALMDEFADEYGDEERVVAFLMGEDCSGLAEECIAYGADVAVYHDDERLERFLHKPYTEISAHMARGEGTSESTEWREYDQPRYILFPATNNGRDLSAKVQAELDSGLASDCSDLFIEEEEVSNPVKTGEPGVKKTFEKVLHMKRPDFSGFEYSTILCLDNPGRDFHPQGCSIIPGSFEPIERDDDRDGLIVEHDMALEDDWFTVEITEYDRLEEGIDLTGHDVIVCLGRGIGDDPTEGMELGLDLVDAFEDAALGITRGIVTSSYQFEGHVERYSSEERQIGETGQVVAPDCYIAAGVSGAVQHKVGMDESDTIVAINTDTDARIRDFSDYFIEGDLFEVLPQLTAAVESGEFELEAATDGGGEETSSATDGGGDGTADTNGGGD is encoded by the coding sequence GTGGGAATCGATCCCGACGAGTACACGATCGACGAACTGACCGAGGAACTCGAAACGGTCGACGACGCCGAGGAATTGAACGCGGTGCTCGAGGCAGAGCGAGCAGGACAGGATCGAAAAACTGCCCGAGAGGCGGTTCACAGGCGACTCGAGGAGGTCGACGAACCGGCGAGCGACGGTTCCGCAGCTGACGAACCCGATGCGGACGGTGACGAAACGGACAACGGAACTGAAAATGGGGGCGTCGAAACGGACGACGAAACCGAAGGGGAGTACGAGGAGACTGAAGAAGACGTCGGCGAGGACGCCGAAGGCGAGGCGGTCGACGAAGGAGCCGACGACGTAGCGGAAGACGAAGCGACTGAGACGGCGGACGAAGAGCCCGAGGAAGACGACAATCTCACACACCCAACTCGAGACAAGCGCCACGTCCGAGCGCTCGACGGCGGGGACTACGAGGACATGTGGGTCTTCTGTGAGACGCAGGGAGGCGAGTTGCTCGAGGTTTCGAAGGAGATGCTCGGCAAGGCTCGAGCGTTGATGGACGAATTCGCGGACGAATACGGTGACGAGGAGCGCGTCGTCGCGTTCCTGATGGGCGAGGACTGTTCGGGCCTCGCCGAGGAATGCATCGCCTACGGCGCGGACGTCGCCGTCTACCACGACGACGAGCGCCTCGAGCGGTTCTTGCACAAACCCTACACCGAAATCTCGGCGCACATGGCCCGCGGAGAAGGGACGAGCGAGAGCACCGAGTGGCGCGAGTACGACCAGCCACGATATATCCTGTTCCCGGCGACGAACAACGGGCGGGACCTCTCGGCGAAGGTGCAGGCGGAACTCGATTCTGGACTCGCCTCGGACTGTTCGGATCTCTTCATCGAGGAAGAGGAGGTCTCGAATCCCGTGAAGACCGGCGAACCCGGCGTCAAGAAGACCTTCGAGAAGGTACTTCACATGAAGCGTCCCGACTTCTCGGGCTTCGAGTACTCGACGATCCTGTGTCTGGACAACCCCGGACGCGACTTCCACCCGCAGGGTTGTTCGATCATTCCGGGCAGCTTCGAGCCGATCGAACGCGACGACGACCGAGACGGCCTCATCGTCGAGCACGACATGGCCCTCGAGGACGACTGGTTCACGGTCGAGATTACCGAATACGACCGGCTCGAGGAGGGGATCGACCTGACCGGCCACGACGTGATCGTCTGTCTGGGACGGGGGATCGGCGACGACCCCACCGAGGGCATGGAACTCGGACTCGACCTCGTCGACGCGTTCGAAGACGCCGCGCTGGGAATCACGCGCGGGATCGTCACCTCCTCCTACCAGTTCGAGGGACACGTCGAGCGCTACTCGAGCGAAGAACGTCAGATCGGCGAAACGGGACAGGTCGTGGCCCCTGACTGCTACATCGCGGCGGGGGTCTCGGGTGCCGTCCAGCACAAGGTCGGGATGGACGAGTCCGACACGATCGTCGCGATAAACACGGATACGGACGCGAGAATTAGGGATTTCAGTGATTACTTCATCGAGGGGGACCTCTTCGAGGTCCTCCCGCAGCTCACGGCGGCGGTCGAATCGGGCGAGTTCGAACTCGAGGCCGCGACCGACGGCGGTGGCGAGGAAACGAGCAGTGCAACCGACGGCGGTGGCGACGGGACGGCCGACACGAACGGAGGTGGAGACTGA
- a CDS encoding polymer-forming cytoskeletal protein: protein MAFSRDPLDELVVPDGTEAKEVDLVTDGDVLVGGRSTIEFGIRGRNVLLGENVEVDGAIEAEGDCRLDMWCDIDDDVLVGQDAYLGERVHINGELKVAGDLDIGDDVDIEEGFEANGWIVIRNPMPTIVFLFVYLKHLLLIGEDDAAQQLISEMVDEDEEAETEPLVIPGNATVNDDAWRVSTPARIGSDCRLHGNVRAETIDVGADCNIFGSLRARGDVYVGNGTRIHGDLTTRDGDVVLEKDARVLGDVSCDTLDIAPRAEVDGTIRADGEITMGTTERDLE from the coding sequence GTGGCATTCAGTAGGGATCCGCTCGACGAACTCGTCGTTCCCGACGGGACGGAAGCCAAGGAAGTCGACCTCGTGACCGACGGCGACGTGCTCGTCGGCGGCCGATCGACCATCGAGTTCGGTATCCGTGGCCGAAACGTCCTCCTTGGCGAAAACGTCGAGGTCGACGGCGCCATCGAAGCCGAAGGCGACTGTCGACTCGATATGTGGTGTGACATCGACGACGACGTGCTCGTCGGACAGGATGCCTACCTCGGCGAACGAGTCCATATCAACGGCGAACTGAAAGTCGCCGGCGACCTCGATATCGGCGATGACGTCGACATCGAGGAGGGGTTCGAAGCTAACGGCTGGATCGTCATCCGAAATCCGATGCCGACCATCGTGTTCCTGTTCGTCTACCTCAAACACCTCCTCCTGATCGGCGAGGACGACGCGGCCCAGCAACTCATTTCTGAGATGGTCGACGAGGACGAAGAGGCAGAAACCGAGCCGCTGGTCATCCCCGGAAACGCGACCGTCAACGACGACGCCTGGCGCGTTTCGACGCCCGCCCGAATCGGTTCCGACTGCCGACTCCACGGCAACGTCCGGGCCGAAACGATCGACGTCGGCGCCGACTGTAACATCTTCGGGAGCCTCCGCGCTCGAGGCGACGTCTACGTCGGAAACGGAACCCGAATCCACGGCGATCTGACGACGCGCGACGGCGACGTCGTCCTCGAGAAGGACGCCCGCGTGCTCGGGGACGTTTCGTGTGACACGCTGGATATTGCGCCCCGTGCCGAGGTCGACGGGACGATCCGGGCCGACGGCGAGATTACGATGGGGACGACCGAACGCGACCTCGAGTAA